DNA from Megalops cyprinoides isolate fMegCyp1 chromosome 14, fMegCyp1.pri, whole genome shotgun sequence:
TTGTAGTTGTCATATGGCTTTACGGATAATTCCTGCTGGTCAACACGGTTAGTCTTTGTGAATGTCCTCATGCCTGATGATTTTGTAGGTAATCCAGTAGACGATGTTGAAAATGAGGAAAGCCAAAGGAAAGACAGCTCGGGATATTGTGTCGATCCTCTTCGCCCTGTCAACAAACTTCCTCTTCAGCAAGTCCGTGTCTTTGGCGGTTGGTGTCGGGGGGACAGGGTTTGGCGCAGCAGCGGGCTTAACGGCCGCGCCGTCTTTCGCCTGCACGCACGGGCCCACTCCGTACCCCGCGTAATTGAAACGGCCCTCCCTCATGTCCTCGTCCTGGCGGTGAGGCAAAGAGCAGAGACGAGACTCGAGCATTAGTACACCTCTCAGTGCCGTTCAAgataaacaatgtttttgggGGTTAATATGCATGCCTGAGCTTCATACGGTGCAcattactgaaattaatgaattttCGGGAAGCAGCAAAAAGCACGTGAATCCATTATGGGCCCATCGTGCCACATGAAGGGAGTGCCCGCAGCAGTATTTCTCTGCATGGCAATGTCTCAGGTGTGGCTCCATGTGACCGTGGCATCTCTTTTTAGACGATGCCCACGGACACATTTTCACCTGCTTGATTAGAGTGAATGTGTTCCCTTCCTAATTCACCATTGCGCCCCCTACAGGAATAAATTGGTGTACAGTGACACACTGgctcattattttttaaataaaggctacattttcaacaatgtttttgtcttgCAAACGATCAAGGTAACGTCAAATGCAACACTACTAGtttcattctgtaaaaaaaaaactttatattTCTACATGTCTATTTTTTGTTGCCAAATTTAAAGGACAATACTGAGATTTAAGCAAGGGTATTAGATGCCACTTGagttgggaaaaaaagtgaggTTAGATTTAACCCAAATCTGGGAAAACCCATTAAAAACCATTTTACAGCATGTAGTTTTCAACACTAGATTACACTTTACATAACAAGCAATTAATGTTGCAGGAGCAGTTTCCCCCACCGTAAGGGAACCACTTCAAAGCAGAACAGATTCCTGAATCACTTACCTTCTCCTGTCGTCTCTGTCTCCGTCTCAGGCGGAGGAACTCCCGCTGTTGCCTAGAGACAAAGTTGACTCCAGCGTACTCCAGGAGAGCGGcgaacacaaacagcagacacacgGCCATCCAGATGTCAATGGCTTTGACATAGGAAACCTGTCAATGACAGCAAAACGTGAGTCAcatgatttacatatttacattcacatgatATGAAAAAGCACTGAGTGCAAATAATACTGTTGTATCAGTCATATGGTACAACGAACATGAGCAAAAAATTATTTGCCAAGTTTGGTCAGCTATCACAACCCTTGAGGGGCAATGATGTCACAAagcagtgttacagtgttaccCCATCACAGCAGTGAGGGTAAAATACATGTGTCATGAGTGACATGACAATTTGACTAAGAAACCATGACACCTCTGACATTACAATGCATGTCAGTTGTAATAAGAATACTGCTATGAGACTCGTCTTATACCTCAGTCTCCGCTGTCATGTCAGGTCTCATCACCATCTTCTTGTGCAGGTCCACTTTGTTGCAATACAGTCTCACCAAATTGTATGGTTACTTTTGCCCAAAGTACAGGTTTGAGTGAATTTGACTGAAATCTGTACTCAGCTATGTTTCCGGGATGTTAAACATACCTACCTAAGGAAGTGTTAAGATTTGAGCaggttattcatttttaaatgaaataggACATGCAACTTAATAACACGTGACTATGTGAAAATGGAGATTCACTCACAGAAATACTGTGATCATTAGCTATAACAAACAGAGTGGAATAACATGAGTTGGCTCAGACTGTCGAATAGCCTTGAGGTGTTGCCGTGGAAACTCTGGAAACTGCATGCTCTCAATGTGCATTCAGCACAACATGATGTTTATACACCTTTACATTTGAACATTATGAGAGCCTCTGGACAACATCAGCACATCAGAATAGAGCTATCTGGGAGGCTTGTGAGTTGGATACTTTGGTAATTACCTGTGGTGAAAAGTATTCACTGAACTCATTGAGTGCTGTTCTGACAAAGAATTTTCATGAGAACTTGCTAAGTGCTGTTCTCATGAACAGCGAGGGCTTACCTTTGGCAGAGAGGCACGCGAACCTGAACTCTGCGTCGTCATGGTGAGGACTGTGGTGATGCCCAGTGCCACTCGGGCAGGCGCGGCGTCCATGTTGATCCAGAACGACACCCAGGACAGGATGACGATGAGCAGGCTGGGGATGTACATCTGGATCAGGTAGTAGCCCATCTGCCGCTCCAGGTGGAACTTCACCTCAATGCAGGTGAATTTACCTGTGAGCATAGAGATGGATTGCGGTGTAAGTAAGGGGAGACAGGGATTTTCATAAAGGGAAGATTGCCTTTTAAAACACCAGgtgaaaaacacttttcagGCAAACAGTTCATGCATAATGTGTTGTGCACATTCATGAAATAGTATCCCCAGAGTTTTTACCAAAGTTATccaataaaaatcacattggGGGTGTTCTCCCACCTACATCTGGTCCTCTGGTGTCCTACAGCCCTTCCATCACATCACAGAGCCATGTCCCATCTTAACATTAATTATATAGATACTTCAGATACAGTACatgtctgtgctgtgactgtAATGGTTGTGACTCAGCCCTCACTGTTCACTTGCATACACTGCTGGCAGTCAAGAGTGTGAAATTTCAAATGGATAATGCTGTTATCTAACAAAGTTACATCCCTTTTTCATCAGctagtttaaaatgtgttgacCACACCCCCCTCTCACCTGTGTTATAGTGTTTGGTGCAGTAGCCCAGATCCTTTTCGTCCCTCATGATGAACTGTGGCAAGGTCAGTCCTTCAGACACTTGCACTGGACCCTCATCCAGCCACTCAAAGATCAGATCATTCATAGTGTATCCAACTAGAGGAAATAAATGGAATCATTCATAGAGATACCACTGCAATTTGCCATCATAAGCCATAAAATGAATTCCCCATGCTAACTAGAAAGTATTTAAGAATGTACACTATTTTTATGCTAATTTaacagggaagaaaaatgaattgGAACAGAAATATGAGAGGCTTATCAATGAAAGAACTCCCATTACTGAGAAAGACTCCATACAATAACAAGGCAAATTACAAATGGCCTGTTTGTGCTTTACTGTGTATAAGTTAAGAGAGACTCACAGCTCTCCAATTGCATTGTACAAGTCTGTGCATCCATGGGAAAGTTCTTTAAATCCATGGGGCAGGACAAAATGAGAGTCAAccttaaaatggaaacaaataaacatagTTTCAGCATCAAAATATGTATACCTGCATCCAGTCACTTCCTATTCCAGTATGTTTCCctccattttgtttgaaaagaaGCAACTCCAGTATCAAGTATTCCACCATTTCATAACATCATGGCATACCACAGCCCATATTTGTACTCAGTCAGAGGTTATGCTGCTTGTGCTGCATGTTCGAGTTGAGAAAAAAAGCCGCTTTTAATAACAGTTATTGCCAGTTGCTCAAGATAGTACCCTTACTGAATGtatttcatctttcatttctcATTGTCCATGATGTGAATCTATTACTCTGCTCTGAGAGACACTGTCATCACAGATCCCTTGAGTTGAGTTGAGTAGTGAGAAGACTGAGTACTACAGTGTTGCTCATTGTTGCACAAGTGATGGAGTGTTTTGCACAGATTGCCTTAATCTTGCCTTGCACTCCAAACGGACTGCCTCTGATCTTTGTGTGAAATAATGACATGTGACTTGCCTTCAGCAATAAGCTGTCCTTGTTATGTGAAGACAGAGCAGTGCTGACACTGAAATCTTCTGATGAGTTGCACAGTTTAattatctttgttttcctcccGAATGGAATGGAAACATATGCCCTAGGAGGAGTACCCCAAGAGGCCCATTTTCCTGTGGGTGCCAGGTATGTTTATTCCTTTTAACTGACTATCTCCCCTAAAGTTAAGAGTTTGTTTGTGTACTTAAAGAATTTATTCCTGGCTCAGATAAAGAATAGAATCAAGGGTTGAGTTCTTCATCTTTCTTCATATTTAAGTAATATGTTTTTCAGCATTACATAATGAATcagtaataatacaaatatcTAAGCTACAAAAATCAAATTGGCTAATATGATGACTTTTGTAACATAAGATCTTACAGCTCTGGAGAGAACACATTCGATCATAACTTACCTGGTATCATTGCCAGTGTGGTATATTGTGTATAAGGGCATTATTAGAATTGTCCATTCTTACTCACATATGCTGTCAGGTGTCAGACAAAATCAGCTTTGGGTGTTGGCTGTTCTATGACATGACATATTATAGCAAAATGTTACTACAAATGAATTCCTCCTCCTACATGTATTCCTACCTTTTGTAAAACTATAGTTGAAAGGCATTGAGTGACCTCAATCAACCAAAATCAAACCTAAATCAAgcaaaatataatgcaaaagATAATATGATGTGAATGGGATCTTCTACACAGCCTCAAAATCAAGACTTAGCCTAACCTGATGCTGTAGAGCACATTGCCGTCCTTGAAGATCCTCAGCAGCTTGTTGTCGGTGGTGACGTCGTGGAAGTTGGCGCCCTTCTCATTGGCGAAGAACAGGTCGGGCTTCCAGATGGAGTCGAGCATGGAGGGGTCCAGGTCCAGGGAGTCATCGGGGTACTCGCTGTAGGCCAGCCGCGGGTCGTTCCACTTCTGCCGCAGAAAGATGTTCACCCTGTAGTCCTGTGGAAATGCTGAGAGTCAGGAGAACAGCACAATGGACCTTTTTAAATGGAGCTACACAGGAAATGTAGTTCAAAAGCAGTCATGGAGGCTTTCTGTTGCAAAACGAAATGGTCTATATGCTACTTCATTGACTGAAATAGGGGACTAGGTTCACATTTTAGAAGTTCACATTGACTTTGAGCATTGAATGCATTGTTGGAAACATGAGAACTCAATCTGAATGCATAAGGGAGCCGTTATAAAGCATTGCCACCATTGGAAATAtactattattttaattaatcgAACAactaattgaaattaaaaagacatATAAACGTCAAGCATTAAATTCAGCAAATCTCCTTTGTAATACACATGAATTGAAAGGGTGGAGTGGCATGTTTTTGGAGGAGCCAAACAGTCAACATCCACAGTTCAATTTTATAGagataatgtattaaaatggacattataaacagtgaaatgaagtcACGTTAATGCTTATGTGTTAGATTCCGATTCCCCAATATCCACATCTAAACTTGTTATAATTTGACGCACCTAAGAAATAGGGACTATACATGATTATACAAGCATAATTAAGCAAAATAAACTGGGATACTTAAAACAAGTAATTGATTTTCAAATCACAATTTTAATTCATCTTATTATTTAAGTAAAGATACGACTCACTGCAGTCTGTTTCAGTTTATAACAGTTTATTGGCTGCTCCGACAGATGGTACTCTGGACATGAAATTATCAACTATCATCATACATATTAACATCATCATTCTCCAGGAAGAAAATTTACAACTtctgcaaaacattttcccaggaAACATCAGCGGGGGCCTGTCCTTACTGTTTAAGCAAACTTCtatttatttagaaatatttgaataattctTCCACTCTTGTAAGTGCTCACTCGTTGAGCTGCTAGCTGCTGTCACAATTTGCACTAATGAGCATGTCACATTCCCCATGGTCCTGACTTCATTTAAGGTGAATTATTTTCTAATGTTCTGAGTGtgaattattcaaataaaaccAAGTTAACACATTAATGAGAAGTACCGTGCAGATGACATATTGCCTTCCAAAACATCTGGTTGCAAGTCTTTACTGCATACTTCTACCACTAGTTTATATAGctaattcacattttattatgttattttggaaaaaaatagagAGACAAGCCATGGTTACTCAATTTAGTAATGGGACAAAGAGCAAGGTCATTTAGTCAAAGAATGGCCTGGATTGTATTTCCTGCTCTCGACTGGTGTCTTGTCTATTGAACCAAAACTAAATATGTTGCAGTTAACGTTAAATTGCGGCCCTACATACTGCTTGATGGAATAACAaatttttgtttctgattttttttttccacacaatatGCAGAATGGAAGTAGGTGGACACTTACCATGGTTGTTTCCGTGACCGAGCCAAAACTGTTGATAAAAATGTTGCAAGTAACGTTTACAGGAGGACCTGTGGAATGCAATGAGAATGAGGTGATGCATGTTGAAAAGCAAAGCTGGGTCATTGAACGGAAAAAGCAGTAGCTCCTCTGAAAAGTGTAATTTTCATAGAAAGGCATTTCGGAAAGATAGCTTTTGTGAATTTATTCCCTGAAGATATTATTACACAGGAAAATGTCAATATATGTGATTGTATGGCTATTGATTGATGAACCTCTAAAAATGCAGGTTTAGTAGATGAAATTAGATGTGTAATGACAAACAATCATATTCTACcattcactttttcatttacatttcttcaaagCTGTTACGTAACTATGAAGCCTTTCTTTTCAGTAacagaaattaatattaataaaattaaaatatccattttttCAATCCATTGTTATTGATCAGTGGATTGTTTTACACAGAATTGATAAACCAGCAAAATAACAACATGGCATTAACAATAGCAagtcaaattaattaaacagaATTTGTGAGTGCAATTAATCTTAGTTGTGTGCATAAGCATACAAGGGTGCACACGTTAAGAATATAAATTTCTGATGCAACTGGGGAATGGGAACTGGATTCAATTCTCAatcttatttttgttgtattcaCCTGTGCAATCTAGGATGAAGGAAGAACTAATTTTTTGGCACCAAATACAACAGCTGAGGGAGTGAGTAAAGTACATAGAATTGCCACTGTTGCCATGTACCGACTTTATAATTGCATCATAATCACTTGCTATTCTGTCTTAACAGAGGGAGGGCGTATGGAAAGtgcagagggggtggggaaaATGTTGAAACTGTTTGAAGTGCTGCAGGTGACCCCAATTAGATATACTGGACTAAGAGTGGATGAATGATTGGATGATCtcttttatgttaaaaaaagtataaatcTGTGGTTGAGAACAACATTGTCAGCTAAAGTTAGTGAATGTAAAGCAAGCtaaatttgcatttcagtaATAATGCTTTTGAGTTTACTTTATTCCGTGCACCACAGTTGAAGGGAGGCAGGTAAAACTTAAATGCTGGTTGCTTAATCATGGTGACGTACATTCCTTGTGATTCTAATGTTAGGCATCCAAGAAAATGTTTACTCatgtttgtttgtaattgtgGAAACTCGTTAATTTCAATGAGTGCCCATGAGTACTCGGAGTACCAATGTCCCACACAAGAATGTAACTTCCAAAACACTTGTCCATTCAGGAGTAAAGAGATAATCGAGCATTGGTGCTTCACCATCTTctgaacacatgcagacacagacatcacacatttaaataagCATATGAGGAGTAAGAGTGGAATAAATTtgtttgctaaataaaaaaacaattgatgTGAACGTTAGGAggtatatatatacacctgtatacatatatataagtGTAGCGTGTTTTTGAATATGTCCAAGCTAAGCTAACAAAAAGAGCCCAATAGCAAGTATAAATCCTATTTCACTCAGTCGTTTCAGCTTCCTCTGAGGTGAGATTTATGTGCAGACCAGCAGAGACAAACATTTTGTCACTCTTCAGAGCAGCAGAAGTCTCAGAGGGTAAGTGTGAACTGAACTTGTAGGTTCAGTGCTCTTCTCCCGTTCTAACTACATTAATCTTTCATACGACTTGGTACTAAACATTGTTAAGGATTGTTGTGGGGTGACTGCATTTGATCAGTTGAAGAAAAGTCTAACAGTAATGCAATACAGCAGAATACGCATTTTGGATGTAAGCTATTCCCTACAGCTGCGCCGTTGGCATTCGTCATTGCAAAGGAGCAGCTGTAGGTTTGAAAGCATGACAACTCATGGAgtcacacagactcacatcCCCCCTGACCTCTCAGTTCATGGCAGTCCATATGTTCAGCCACAGCCCTATGTTGCCTGTTCATCTCTAACTTTAGAGTTCAtaatacagtgtgtgtgggacTTAGACATATGCTTTAACTTTTCACTATGCTGAACTGCTCTGCAAGAAGACAGTATGTTTCTTTATGCATTACTTTGCTATGAGCTCTGTGCAAGTTCATAGGAGAATCAGTTGGCCAAAGCAGATATCAAGTTATATCCAAAGCCTGGATATAACCGATCTGCACTGCTCACACTGAATGAGGAAGTCCTAATAAAGGACTTCTCCAAGCAAATGTTTTTTGGACAATAATCAGTTGAATTATTTACCCAGGTTAACAAAGAAACAACCAATAAAAACCAAGCCATTGATTTCTACATCCATACATTCGCCAGCTACTGAATTGGATGTAATGTTGGGAAAGGAATTGGAAGCTCTGCTGTAGAATCAGAAAACCTCAGGGAGTGGTGTTATTCCAGTTAGCAACACAACTGATACTGAAGTGGTGATGACTGACTGATGGATGACAATGCGCTTGAGGTATTGGGTTTGAAACCTGATGTCTTCATGAACTGTTGTGAcatgcatttgcttttgttgaTGTTGCTTGTGGTTTGAcataaataccattttttttatatatttgtctgTATTCTATTTGTGATGGCATTTCTGTTAGATTCCCTTCAGTGAACCCAAATGTTGGTTCGTTGGACCTGGCAATTGTAGGATGATGTTTCTGTGCTTTAATTCTCTGTAGTCAGCTTTgtgtcacagtgacagagacTATATTTGTCTTTGCTCTCAGTTctgacagcagaacagaggaacGCTGATGTCACACAGGCCAGAGGGAAACGCATTCTTAATACAATCTGCACTACCATAGTTACAGCTTTTTAGAAAGAAAGGCTCATAAATCCAAGGGTGTGGACATTGACTTTAAGtactgtagcattaatgtttatgtttataacATAAGATCAAACTAATTTGCAATATGCCAAATTAAAGTAATTGTTGCAACTGCTTgtagaaattaaaattaattaattaaaatttttagGTTCATCCAACTAAGTGGCCTCACttcttttcttatttatgttttcagtgtcaTGCAGACTTGCTATcgaagacaaacaaacaaatcaaacaaattcagTCAATTCTCCACAAAGGATGAATAaagttttgattgattgattatgtAGAAGACATATCTGTGTCATGCTTTTATCATTGTTTCCTCTGTTGGACTTACACTTGCTTTTTTTAGCAAGGCATTTTATAATGCTTTTTCATGGTGCTATTTAAATTATGGCAGTTAAAAATCTCTGCCAGTTTAAAACGCAATATCCACTTTTGTGATTTCCCcacttgacagaaaaaaaccctttgttTATGTAACGAGCTTGGCAAAGCAGTAACATTATGCAGATTACATTTCAAGGCTCTTTGGCAATTTAAATTCCTCTTCCTGAAGAGAGCACAAATCCTTATCTGGACTCTTTCTCTGAATAGAATCACTGGAAAACACTGATTAGGAGATTAGCTTGCAGTCTCTTGAAGgatctgaatgcatttcttcTCCAATAAAAATTAAGAGAAATTTCaagaagaacaaagaaaggTTACAGTCTTATgtagcatgtctgtgtgcagtctaTTTACAGCCTTGAGAGTCTCCTAATACCTTTTTACTGTGTATGTGAACAGAGGTACAATCCTGCTAATATGAACAGAAACTGTAGGGCTCTGTTCTTCAGATGAACAAGGTAGAAAGTCCATAAAATGGGTTGCGCATGGATGATAAATGTCAATAGATATGATTCATAGTTAAAACCATGATTCTCGTCCCCTTTGGGTGGCTGGGATTTCAGCAGTTGTAAATGCCGGCTGTAGATTAACACATCATGATGcaccacaaaagaagaaaatattttttctgtaaatgttgaCTGAAAACTCTTGTCAGTCCCTTCACTATTTACAGTTGATCAATGCATTCTGTATGTTGTTGCGGGTCATATTGCATGCAATGTTAATCAGGGATTTGCGGca
Protein-coding regions in this window:
- the LOC118788941 gene encoding glycine receptor subunit alpha-2-like; translated protein: MIWPFVKSLTILFACFLEPNVVRVTGGVTKEHDSRTSGSSQTMSPSDFLDKLMGKTSGYDARIRPNFKGPPVNVTCNIFINSFGSVTETTMDYRVNIFLRQKWNDPRLAYSEYPDDSLDLDPSMLDSIWKPDLFFANEKGANFHDVTTDNKLLRIFKDGNVLYSIRLTLILSCPMDLKNFPMDAQTCTMQLESFGYTMNDLIFEWLDEGPVQVSEGLTLPQFIMRDEKDLGYCTKHYNTGKFTCIEVKFHLERQMGYYLIQMYIPSLLIVILSWVSFWINMDAAPARVALGITTVLTMTTQSSGSRASLPKVSYVKAIDIWMAVCLLFVFAALLEYAGVNFVSRQQREFLRLRRRQRRQEKDEDMREGRFNYAGYGVGPCVQAKDGAAVKPAAAPNPVPPTPTAKDTDLLKRKFVDRAKRIDTISRAVFPLAFLIFNIVYWITYKIIRHEDIHKD